The Vicia villosa cultivar HV-30 ecotype Madison, WI unplaced genomic scaffold, Vvil1.0 ctg.000673F_1_1, whole genome shotgun sequence DNA window ACCGGTAGCCTGCAGGATATCATTTTTAACCATATGATGCACACCCCCAAAGTAAATCTTGCATTTTGCAGGATGTGCTCTTAGACCCGTGGCTCGAGAGAAGTCATCAAAAACTGCCATCATTGTGTTAACTGACATCGTATCTCCACGAGTGACCACAATAAGATCGTCAGCAAAGCTTATATTTGTAATGTGAAGCTTCTTACATCAAGGATGAAATTTAAACTCTGGGTGTTGATGAAGTTTAGACAAACTCCGATGGAGATATTCCATCACTAAGACGAATAGCAGAGGAGAGATTGGGTCGCCTTGTCGCAGCCCACGTTGTGCCTTGAGAAGACCGGATACCGTGCCATTTAAAGAGTACCTGTATGATACAGTACAAACACACACCATAATCCAGTCAATAAATCTGCCAGGAAAATTAAGCTCTCTCAGAATTGTTGCTAGAGCAGGCCATTCAACCGTGTCATAAGCTTTTTGGATGTCCATTTGAATAGCACATCGAGGGGAAATGTGTTTACGGCTATAACCTCTCAACAGCTCATACGCCATGAGGATGTTATCATGAATAACTCTCCCCGGAAGAAATGCTGATTGGCTGACATCAACTACTTCACAATTTTATATAtagataattatatatattttcacAATATATAACTTACGATTCTATTATATAtagataattatattattaacaaAATTATATTGTAAATTAACAAAGTgtctattaaaatataattttcaattttattaaaatattcaattatcaaatatatatttttagaacgAAGTTATTATACAATTATAATTGCCACAAATATTCATTGATTGTAAAAATTCTATGTGTTTAATTTTTAGACTTGTTGTAACTGAAAAATTATAGTTGAGTGATTTATgacaaattaataaaaaaaaatatccaTTAATATTTTAATGGTACATTAATTAAAGAGCTAGAGTTGAGTgatgaaaaatgattttatatttattatcacaaaaaaaaaaacgattttatatttttttatattataaattatttatataaaattactaTTTTATGTGATCGACATAATATTTATGttgtaaataagaaaaataatattatatagaaGAAAAATATGTTAagcttatattttaaaaatgataaatatatattaaaattgtaattatattttttttcggGTTAAATGACTTTTATCCCGCGTAATATAggcgtgttttggtttacccataaatttgttttttaaagCAGACCTTAACAAATAAAGATTTCATCATTAAAGTCTCTGTTCCATTTTTTTgacaagattcttagaatcttgcctacgtggacAAAAATAATGTGCTGACTGTGTGTTTGCTGCACACGtggcattttttttataatttccacatggattttttttttttgaatttttaatttttttttttaacttggtACTTCTAGGTTAAAATGGGATACTCCCACCAAGTTTTGGGTTGAACAATATAGATGCACAATTTTAAAACTGAACTATGTAATTAATTACAAATCTGAACaatataattattttcaaatcttaaatagttacaatataattatacaggatatattaataattagttacaatataattatacagtatatattatacATAGTTATAATTAGTTACATAGTTACAATATAATTAGTTATAATATATACTATACATAGTTACATATAACTAATtactatataattatttaaataaatttaaaatttaaaataaaaaataatttaataatgttaatatataattaaaaaataacgttaatatattaattgcactttatataattaaaaaaatatcgttaatatatgaaattaatattaaatgaaaAAATTTATTAACTATAAGTATTATttcatattcaaataaatttataaaataaataatttatgaagTAGCAGTAAACAAATAAGTATTTTATAAAATAGcagtaaacaaataaataatttatcaaataatatatatgtaaaaaatgcagtaaacaaataatttatatatattttattatatatatatatatatatatatatatatatatatatatatatatatatatatatatatattaaactttaTTGATTGGTTGTTAAATAAGTATTTATTGATTGGAGTATCCCATTTTAACCTAGAAGCaccaagttaaaaaaaaattcaaaaaatatttttttttttaaaaattcaaaaaaaaagtgttaaatatgtttttggcccCTATAAATATATCAAACTTcgcttttagtccctctaaaattttcgttcaaacaatggtcctcatAAAATTTTCCATCCACAATTTTGGTCCTACCCGTTAACTCTCATTAACAGTAGCTGACGTGTCATGCCACATGGAAGATAGTTTgacaaaattttgaaaaatactttAGATTGCGGGAGTTAAAAATCTCCTCTAAATAAACCTAAAAAAATTTATTTCCATAAGACAAAGTTCTTACAGGACATTTCATCAAACATCCTAACTGCACCATTCAAAATTGCAACATTGATCACAGTTGTTTCACCAACAACATTGTTCCCATTActtcaaatttatttattaaaaaacccattacataacaaaaaaacaaacgaATCAAATGGTCAAGTTGAACAGTGACGATAATATAAGATATTTGAACTGAACGACAACGATAATATTTGAACAAAGACGATAACTGAACGACGACGATAATTGTCGGCATATATAGTACTCAATAGGGAATTGATGCTTCTGGTTTGTTCTGGGTAAGGAATGCACATCAGGAGATATTCATGGGATGTGCTAGGTTGAATTGTGTTGCTTGGAACACTGCAAATAAGGTACTTGCGAATTTTCCTCTATGAAAACTCTGAGTATCCCCTTATTAGCTTATGGGGGTAGGTTCGTCTCTCCATGAATCCTTATTCCAGTGTGGGAGTTGGTTTCTTTATGATCGATTTCTCTATTGTAATTCAATCTGATCTTTCATGATGAGAGGATATTGCAAAAGCTTATTGTTAAAGTGCGTGGAAAGTGCAGGCACTAgaacaaagaagcatttcaataagTTCCTTGGTTATGTCAATAATAAAGAGAGTCGTGTGATGTTATTTCAAATTCAACAAGACAGTTGGAAGAATCAGTTTATTCTTTGTGATTTCAGAATCGGTTTATTTCAAATCCATCATATTCACATCACTCCGACTCGCTCCACCTTCTCTCCACCTTCTTTATTGATATCTATCATTATTATTAGTAAGGTGGCTTGTTATTCATTTTTGTTAATATCTAGTGTCGTGGTTTAATTTACAATATTCTCATTTTTCCTATTTTACATTAGGTTCTTCTGATGCGGAATTCTTTGGAATTTGTGTTTAGATTCACTACAGGAAAGAAAAATGTTGTTTAAACATTATTTCGCACACCTACTGGGGCATCCATGTTCGTTAGAATCAACACATTGTTTCAACTCAGGTATTATATTTGAAATCAAGGAACCAATAACAAATTTTTTGAACCAAATTGAAATGTAATTGAACTGTAGTTCAATATTTCACAACACATTGTCGTGACTTTAAGATCTCTCCGGTTCAATATTTCAGTTCTGAATTTTACAACATTTTTATCCATGTCATGTAGACTATTTAAATTTGTAATAATAGGTGATTATATAATTGTTTCATCTTAGCTGAGGATTATGTTCTTCTCATGTATTTTGTTTTACTCAATTATCAGGTTACATTCTGTAAAGTTAAAGTGAGACTAAAACTTGATAGCCTCCAAAGGAATATACACCTCAGCTTCTCTTACTGTTGAATGGATGAATGTATTGAATGAAAGAATTCCTTGTACAATATGATTATATGAATCTCACAAAAAACTTATAGCATCAATTTATACGCTGTGGAGGCTCAAAGCAATGATTTGGTGGCCTAAACATTATATGCCGTGAGGTTAACGTGAGAAGCCTGATATTTGTAATTCTTTTATTGTTAGGTTACAATCTCCATGCCAAAAAGTACTGatagtagattttttttgttagaaTTATACTTATTTAATTCCTTTAGTTTAACGTTGAAATTTGTTTACCTAGATTTCTTTATTTTCCATTTGTTAGTGTTAAACAATAACATTAAATCACATTTATATTGTGCTGTTTCGTCATGAATAGTGTTGCATGTAATAAAAACTTCAATCTGTTTAAAAGAGTTTTTCCTAAGTTTTCCCAGtcctttatatatttttgttattgttgGTATAGCATGTTCCATTTTTTATGTGTACTCTTTAAATATCAATTAGGATGTAGCTTAGAGTGTAACATAGTAGTTTAATTGAGTAAAAAGCTACGTAAATGCATCTGCAGGAAGTATACTCTGGCACACAGTTAACGAGGAATGAGTTTGTCTTAATTACTTTTGcttttgaaaatttattattttttaagttatttagagggggtttaaaacccccgaaATCTGTCTACTTTTCTTTAGTGTTGACTTTAGCTGACGTGGCGTGAGACGGGGCATGCCACGTTATCCTGCGTTAGaggaatctaacgggagggaccaaaaatAGGGACAAAAAATATTgtgaggaccattgtttgaaaaaaaaaattgtaaggaCTAAAATTGAGGGTTGCCATATTTATAGGAACTAAATTTGAAGAAATGTCATGTGTGCAGCAAATACACAGTCAGCACATTACTTTTGTCCACGTAGGCatgattctaagaatcttggcaaaAAAATGGAAAAGAGGCTTTAATGATGGAATATTTATTTGTTAAGGtctgctttaaaagaaatttatttAAAGGGGGTAAACTAAAACACGCAAATATGACAGGGGGTAAAAGTCATTTAACCCTTTTttctattataaattatttaaataaataattttaacatataaatttatgattatatatatatatatatatatatatatatatatataaaagttaaaaaatcgctatcttctacattttatattttaattttaataataagttgaaattttaaaattaaaattataagtaaaatGACAATTTAAATATAGTTAAAGTAGTCATATTTTAATAGGGTTctgataaaaattcaaaattttaataggTTTCTAATATGATGCCACATTGGATTAAGATTTCTAATATGATGGCATCTTAGATTTAAGGTTAGGGTTCTatccaaggttgtcatcatcacaaccttggatttatattaagtagatattaaaattaaagaaatgaaaataggggagttacaactctcccccagtTAAAAGTATTTTTGCCCTCGAAAATTACCTGGCAAAAACAGCTCCGGATAGGATGCCTTCATCCGAATCTCTAGCTTCCAAGTCATACTACCTCTAGTAGGTCCTCCCCAAACAACCTTCACAAGGATAATCTCCTTCCCATGTAGCTTCTTCGCTTCTCGATTCTCAATCCGAATAGGTGATGCCTCAACAGTCAAATTATCCCAACCAAACTTAAGTCTTCTTCGTCAGTGTCTTTGATACCGTGACCATTATTTTCAACATTTTAAAAGTGAAGATTGTTCCCTGATAGATCAGCGATCAtgattttctgtttttctactttcttttcaaaattatGGAAAATGGAAGCAATATTGATATTAGACTCCTGTGTTTTATCTCCAAGTCATGATTAAGTCCTTCTCGATGATTGATTTCATCTTTCAACTTCTTAATGACATTATCCATCTCTTCTATCTGAAACCTGAGATTTCTCTGTCATTTTGTTTCACCATAGCACTAAGTTGTTGAATTTCGTCCTTCAAATCACCGCTCTCTTTGCGTCTATCATCAACTTCCTAGAACCTTCTTCCCACATTTTCACCTCACCAATCAAGATccaagtcaacaaaagtcaaacagaaatgaattattattaaaacgattttaaaatggtttaaaatggaaattaaatagaaaattcaAAAGAACTATCAAATCATCAAAGAAATTACCAAGGAAATTTGAGAAAGTCTAAAATATTCCAAGTAATTAGATCTCAAAATTTTGAGAGAAAAACATTTGAAAATGTGTGAAAATAAAttgttaaatgaaaattaaaaagaaaatagccaaaaatatttaaaataatttaaaaattctgaaaaaaaatatatgtcatagtttttttttttatttatgaaaaaaaatttggAGTTAAAAATGTTAAAggatcattttaaaataaatcagaaaagaaaaggaaattaaaatgaattaaaaacaaaaaagaaaataaaaatggttAACGGCTAGCTGTGTGGCGCTTTGTGATTGGTCAGAATTTGAATCTTCCTAGAAATGCGTGCAAagccttcatcatcttcaaccttggaaTGATTTTTGCAAATCCATGAACTCAGAGTTTTAAGTTGAAACAACACACGTTTGTGCTACTACTCGTCACTCGTGtcatcattcatctctctctAGATTATACCTGAAGGCTCTCTGATTGTTGGCATACATTTTTCTAAAACACTCTAAGGAAGATCATGTTGGAAGAGATGCTATATGACTTAGCATTCAGACTACAACATGTTGaagaagatgtcatgacatcctagcTGCAGAAAGCTGATCTGGCACTTGGATCAGGCTGTTTTATTTATTACAAGAATCTTTATTTCAGCTCAGAATATTCGAGGAAATCATTTAGCCGATATTTTTGCCAAGATGGTTTCAATCAGAAAATTTCCACGTTGTCTATTATTGGAGACATTTTAGGAAAGACTGGATTGAAGACCAAatttcttggagaacaagtagcagaATTTTTGGCGGCCTCACTGCTGCGATTTGAAGCCCAGCCCAGAAAAAGACTTATCTATAAATAGAAGTAGTTTAGGTGTGGAACTGATATTGTTTGTTTTTAGGGTTTAGGAATCCTTATTTTCTGTGTGTTCCATATTTGATctccgaagcttttaagcaaggagagtatttGCATTCTCGTAAGCTTTTAAGTATCGAGGTGTAGTTTGTTCTGGAAGAGTATCTTctagttgttttttttattttgtcatagggattgtgattggaagggatttgaggagggcctcatacctaggtgagactTAGGTAGAaatcataggaagggtagtgattaagtgagaagggtAAATTGAGACTATTTAACTTCGAAATAATACTATCGGATATTAAAAAGACTGTTTGATCAAATAttattaacggttgagatttagtGTGAGTATTTTAGATTTACACCTGGTGTCAATGGATTCTGcctcaaaataaatttaaattatatttttaaataaccaaattctaaatattatataaataatcaatatttcaaaataaatatccAAACCAAATTTGAAATTTGACATAACAGTAGGTGCCATCTTTCGCGGCGTCTATGTATtacaaaaaaaatcttatttactcattaattgaaattgattttgatattTTCTCTGTAAAAAAGGAAATGGTACCTATTTATTCGTTAATTGAaacttattttgatattttccAAGACTAAGATAACAGAAACTTCCTAAGGGTAACCTTGTTTTGGATTGGGCCGACATTTGGTCCAAATATAATGCAAGGTCCAAATCCAACCTAACCAAGAGAAGACTCAATCGAGCTCATGCTCACACAGGCTTACACCTGCCCAGTCACCGAGCAGAGATCACTATTAGCGTAATCCACATTGATATTTGATAGAAGATGAAGAGGAGTAGAGGAGAAGAAGTTGAATCTCTTAGAAAATATTCTCGGCAATGTTACTTACAAAAGCGAGAGGAAAAGAAATTACAACAACTCAGAGATGACATCATTGACGAACACTATCTATTTGAAGGTGTGGAGCTTTCTGAATCAGAATATCGTGACTTCACGCACAAGCAACAGACTTATGATATAATTGCAAACAAGATAGGCTTAGATGTTGCTGCTAACAACAATGAGTACACAATGCCGGAACTTTACGATGATCATCAATTTGGAATTAATCAAGACAAGAGGTTTTCTGTCGCTATGCAACGTTACACtagagatgataatgataaagaaCTTAATTGGGAGGATAACCAAATCAAAAAGGCAacattgagttttggatccaaaAATAAAAGGAGTAATGATGATAATCACCAGTTTGTTTTTGAGGATCATGTTGATTTTATCAAAGCTTCAATTATGGATGGGCATGATTTTCAACGGGAGATTGCATTGGAAAAATCTAAACCTAAGACTTCAGTTTTACAGGCTCTTCAAGAGGACAGAAAAAACCTACCTATCTATTCTTTCCGAGATGAATTACTTGAAGCTGTTCATAATCACCAGATCATTGTCATTGTCGGTGAAACTGGTTCCGGAAAGACTACTCAAATTCCTCAGTATCTTCATGAAGCTGGTTATACCAAGGACGGGAGGATGATTGCATGTACTCAGCCACGCCGCGTAGCTGCTATGAGTGTTGCCGCCCGAGTTTCCCAAGAGATGGGTGTTAAACTAGGACATGAAGTCGGTTATTCCATAAGATTTGAGGATTGCACTTCCAAGAAGACTGTTCTTAAATACATGACTGATGGAATGTTGTTGAGGGAATTCCTTGTTCACCCTCAGTTAGAACCTTACAGCGTCGTAATGGTGGATGAGGCGCACGAAAGAACACTCTCAACCGATCTTTTATTTGGATTGTTGAAGGATTTAGCACTTGCTCGCCCTGATCTTAAGTTGCTCATATCAAGCGCCACTCTTGATGCAGATAAGTTCAGTACGTTCTTTGATTTTGCTCCGATATTCAATATTCCTGGCAGGCGGTATCCGGTTGAAATCTACTTCACCCAAGCGCCAGAAGCCAATTACTTGGATGCTGCCGTTGTCACCACGCTTCAAATCCATGCTACTCAACCTTCTGGAGATATACTTGTATTCCTTACCGGTCAAGAAGAAATTGAAACAGTGGAAGAAATCTTGAAGCATCGTATGAGAGCTTTCCAGGCTAAAATCGGCGAGTTAATTATATGCCCTATATATGCCAACCTACCAACTGAATTACAGGCTAAAATATTTGAACCCACGCCTAAAGGGGCTCGAAAGGTTGTGCTTGCCACAAACATTGCAGAAACCTCGTTGACAATTGATGGGATCAAGTATGTCATTGATCCAGGATTCTGTAAGATGAAGACTTATAACCCAAAGACTGGAATGGAGTCTTTACTGATAACTCCAATCTCAAAAGCTGCTGCTGATCAAAGAGCTGGTCGGTCGGGAAGAACAAGCCCAGGCAAGTGCTATAGGCTATACACTGCTTACGCTTTTAAACAAGAGTTGGAGGATAACACTCCACCAGAAATACAACGGACTAGCCTCGCTAATGTACTGTTAACCATGTATAGTCTCGGTATTGATTGCGAGAAGTTGATGCATTTTGACTTTATGGATCCTCCGCCGGTTGATTCCATCATCAAAGCCATGGAGCTCTTATATAATCTAGGTGCTTCAAACAAGCATGGAAAGTTAACTAAGGTAGGTAGACGGATGGCAGAGTTCCCACTTGATCCTATGTTGTCGAAAATGATTGTTGCTTCCGAAAAGTACAAATGTTCTGACGAGATCATAACCATCGCTGCCATGCTTTCAACCGGAAACTCAATATTTTACAGGCCAAAGGATAAAAAAGTACATGCTGACAATGCAAGAATGAACTTTCACACAGGAGATGTTGGTGATCACATTGCTAATCTAAAGATCTACAATTCATGGAAGGAAGCCAATTATTCCAAGCAATGGTGTTACGAGAATTATATACAGATACGGAGCATGAAGCGTGCCAGAGACATTCGTGACCAACTTGCACGTTTATTGGAGAAGGTTGAGATTGAAATTACTTCAAGTTCTAATGACTTAGATGCCATAAAAAAATCCATAGCATCTGGATTTTTTCCTCACTCTGCAATACTACAAAAGTATGGATCTTATCGGCTAGTAAAAGGTCAACAGAATGTCCATATACACCCCAGTTCGGGACTGGTAGAGATTCTTCCTAAATTGGTTTTATACCATGAGCTAGCACTCACCACTAAGGAGTATATGAGGCAGGTGACAGAGATAAAGGTAGACTGGTTGCTGGAGATAGCCCCCCATTTTTACAATCCCATGGATCTTGAAGACTTGACCTCCAAGAAAATGCCGCGTGGATGTGGACGTGCCGGCTTATAAATCAGAAAATTGTTGATAAGTTTTGGTTTTATTTCAATTTGTAAATAGAATTTGCAATTTATGAGAGAATTTATTTACACTTCTTCTAGAACATTGTATATTTTTTGTAATGTTTGTTCAAAAGAATTAGCTATTTGATCATGAATATCAAAGTTAAACTTTCATATGACTTTATGTATCAACACATCAAATTATATCAAGATATGCAAAAAAATTGTTTGTAAAACAATTTGCTATAATAGATAAATAAACCTGCTAGATGCAATCTGAAACTTTTCTCCATGCAGATTTCCCAATACATGCCCTGGTATAAGACATTTTGAGAAACAATGAACACTTTTTTTTACACTGTAAGCAAGTTAAAGGAAAATTCAGATTAAGAAGCAAAACATCTAAGAAAGGAACAAATGTAGTCACTAGAACCAGAGTCAATTATCCAAGATCCAAATGAAAGGCTATTGAATTATTATAAAATGAACACTTAACATGTGCTAGGATTTCCAACTGGTTTATGGCCTCTGATTAGAACTGGCTGCATGCAGTTGACTAACAGTCGCACCGTGAATCAACTAAATCAAATTTTCATATTACTCAAGTCGGAACTGAAAAATGCTTACGTGACCAATTACTGAAGCAGCATCTCTACATTCACCAGTTTCATTTGCAACACTATTTGCTGCTGAAATTGAGTTCTGAAAATGAGGTGGAAAACACATTTCCTATAGCAAGTATCGATTGTAGATCCAGATCTACAACAATGTGTGCAAGCTTTGTTCCAAACTTGCCACCTGAACCATGTGTAGCACTTCTGCCTCTTCCTAGTGGCCTATATTGATCCATCAACAAAATTTGAGACTTAAGATTCCAGTTGCATAATTCAGATCATGATGATGGAAACCATTGCACATAGCTGCACAAGTATACTTTGCACAACAAGGCATAGACACACAAGTCTCAAGTCCTTTCAATAAAATTTGCAATTTGGAATAGAATTCAGTTACAAAAAAAGCACCTTGCCTGAAACCTTTCATGCAAATCATTCGATGCATCCATTGCATTTTTGAAGATCACAATGCTTTGGCTGATGGATTCGAATACCGAGTCTTAATTTTACTGCCAAGAGCACGTCCCATAGGTCGAACCCAAACATGTCAGAACGAGAACAAGCGGTTACATTGCGAGGAGCCGTCAGAGCACTTGAATCAAAATGATTTCCATGATAAGGAAGAATAACTTCACATTGAAAAGAAGATCTTATTCTATTGAAAAGTTTCAAATGTAAAAACTGGACCACAAAGCAAGCACCGAGTCCTATTTAAAGGAAAAGAATGGTACAAATTACCACTCAAACCCTActacaccaaataaaacccagcACCAGTTGGTCAGAATTTTAAGAATTCTGTTACAGCATTTATAGCAGAGGTGCCAGCTTGGAAATCTGCATGGTCTTCATCTGCTTTTACTTGATTGTTCAATaataagacaaattttatatAGTTGAAAGATGCAAAGCTAGTTGATCCTTCTACagaaaaaacattatgatgttcTTGTTTGAGTCATAAATGTTTAGAAAATAACACAAAAATGCACATAATAAAACAACTGATAGAAGACTAATATTTCAAGATACAAATAAACCAACAATCGGTTTCATTAAGTGAACATCACAACACATAAACTTTTTCATCTTACACAACCCATTAGTCTCTACACTATAGGAATGAATGTCGGGCATTACTATTTTTCGTGCCTAGTGTTGAGTATAACTTTGGCCTTGTTCCCTTCATTAACAAGGCAAAAGATGTTTTTCATGATCTTTTGATTAAGGGTTATAGTTTAGATATTGAAACTTATATTATTATGATTAATGGACTTTGTAAAGAGGGCTTGTCTGATAAAGTGGAGGCTTTGTTGTCGAAAATGGAGGACAATGGTGTCATACCTAATTTTACAACTTATGAAACTGTTTTATTTGTGCTCTCTTTCATAAAGATGAGAATGAGAAAGTGGAGAAACTTCTTTGTGAAATGTTTGCTAGAGGTCTACTATACTACCAGAAAAACTAGGTAAGATAATTTCTTATTATACATTTGGTtattttgaatcttgatgacAACGAACCAATATTTATTTTGCGTAGCTACTGTACTCCTTTTTCATGTCTTTATCCATAACTATGATAACTTTGGGGTGTTTATGTGTCTAGTAATATTCCACCATTGTTGTGATTACTATAATTATGCAAAAAAAAACCTGATGACATCTGCATAAAAACTGAGTTGGTTGTATTGTATCCTTTTCAAATATTCCATCAAGTGCTTGACACAGTTCAAACTGAATTGGTTTCATGATTGTTACTTACAATGAAGAGTCTCTCTGAAGTAAATGAAATAGAGAAAAGTTTTAGTTCAATCAATTTACTAGACTTGCATGTTCCTCACTTGAACCATATGCATATGCATCAGTAATATTTGTTGCAAGTTGGACTATGGTCCATAGTTCCGCATTAAACATTGAATCATATTTTtgtacaatcaaatcaaaatgtATGTAACATTAGCTTGTGGAACAAAATGTAAAGCTTTTTTCTACTTTGATCCCATTCTCTAATTAAGGTATTAAACCGGACATATTGAGAATTAGAGAAAATCCTTTCTTCTAGAGTTGTGGAAACTTGCAGGCCCAATTCAAGACTTATCATTTAGGAAAATCTTGCTTAATATGTTCTCCCTTGGAATCCTGACATTAAAGCAACTGTAAGATTACAAAAAGAATTTgctttgtttcttcttttgtacAGACTCTCCTTCGCTTCGGTTTCTAATGAACGGTTCCTTTGTGCCAAGAAACAACTTAGAAGAAGGTGCTCTTGTGCTTCTGATTATTATCTTTCTTTTGCTCCAAGAGTTTATGGTGAATTCATGACACTATCTCACCAGGTTGATGAAATTACTCCCATAAACAacagagagaagagaaagatattATACTCTAGCTCTTTGTTACTGCGGCAAAGGTGAGAATAAGATTGCTTTGAAACTTTTTGAATGATTTAAATATGTCTATAAACTTTAAGTAATGAAGAGAAAAGACATGTTTCGAGATTGCAAAAACCAAAAACCAGAAATTAGCTTAAAAGTCGACAAAGAAGGTGGCATGCACAAGGCCAGCCGCGGAGCCGGAGGGTGGCACACAGAAGGCCTGCGAAGGAGCTGGCGCGGTAAGCCGCAATGGCGACCTATTGTCGGTGGTGCATGGTGAAATATGCCAAATATGCACACATACACTATACTTATTAATGGACTATGTAAAAATGGAAGACTCAAGAATGCACAAAAGATATTTCAAGAGCTTTCGACTAAGGGATATCCTTCAAGTGTTTGGACGTATAATGTTATGATAAATAGGCTGTGTAATGAAGGCTTGTTTGATGAAGCACATACCTTGCTATCAAACATGAAAGACAGTGATTGCATTCCCGACTGTAAGTTAAGAAACAATTATTTATGCTCTATTTGACAGTGATTGCTATGTATTATGAATTTTCAGtgcaaatttgaagaaaaaatgcaGAAGTA harbors:
- the LOC131630354 gene encoding pre-mRNA-splicing factor ATP-dependent RNA helicase DEAH1-like, with the protein product MKRSRGEEVESLRKYSRQCYLQKREEKKLQQLRDDIIDEHYLFEGVELSESEYRDFTHKQQTYDIIANKIGLDVAANNNEYTMPELYDDHQFGINQDKRFSVAMQRYTRDDNDKELNWEDNQIKKATLSFGSKNKRSNDDNHQFVFEDHVDFIKASIMDGHDFQREIALEKSKPKTSVLQALQEDRKNLPIYSFRDELLEAVHNHQIIVIVGETGSGKTTQIPQYLHEAGYTKDGRMIACTQPRRVAAMSVAARVSQEMGVKLGHEVGYSIRFEDCTSKKTVLKYMTDGMLLREFLVHPQLEPYSVVMVDEAHERTLSTDLLFGLLKDLALARPDLKLLISSATLDADKFSTFFDFAPIFNIPGRRYPVEIYFTQAPEANYLDAAVVTTLQIHATQPSGDILVFLTGQEEIETVEEILKHRMRAFQAKIGELIICPIYANLPTELQAKIFEPTPKGARKVVLATNIAETSLTIDGIKYVIDPGFCKMKTYNPKTGMESLLITPISKAAADQRAGRSGRTSPGKCYRLYTAYAFKQELEDNTPPEIQRTSLANVLLTMYSLGIDCEKLMHFDFMDPPPVDSIIKAMELLYNLGASNKHGKLTKVGRRMAEFPLDPMLSKMIVASEKYKCSDEIITIAAMLSTGNSIFYRPKDKKVHADNARMNFHTGDVGDHIANLKIYNSWKEANYSKQWCYENYIQIRSMKRARDIRDQLARLLEKVEIEITSSSNDLDAIKKSIASGFFPHSAILQKYGSYRLVKGQQNVHIHPSSGLVEILPKLVLYHELALTTKEYMRQVTEIKVDWLLEIAPHFYNPMDLEDLTSKKMPRGCGRAGL